The genome window GGCCTCGTGAGCCGCGTGGTGCCCGCCAAGGACCTGCTGGACGACGCGAAGGCCACCGCCGCCAAGATCGCCGAGAAATCGCTGATTGCCGCCATGGCGGTGAAGGAGGCGGTGAACCGCTCCTACGAGACCACGCTGCGCGAGGGCGTGCTGTTCGAGCGCCGGGTGTTCCACAGCCTGTTCTCCAGCGAGGACCAGGCCGAGGGCATGGCTGCCTTCACCGAGAAGCGCGCGCCGCAGTTCCGCGACCGCTGACCCCCTTCGGGGGGAGGCGCGGAAAATCCCTTCAAACCGGTTGACCAGCCTGCCCCCCCTGTGTATAGACGCCGCTCGACAGAATTCACACGCAAGAGAACCGGAATCACATATGGCCAACTCGCCGTCATCCAAAAAGCGCGCCCGCCAGATTGAGCGCCGGACCGCCGTCAACAAGGCCCGCAAGAGCCGCATCCGTACCTTCATCCGCAAGGTCGAGGAAGCGATTGCCGGCGGGGACCAGGCGGTGGCCAAGGAAGCCCTGCGCACTGCGCAGCCGGAAATCATGCGCGGCGTTACCAAGGGCGTGCTGCACGCCAACACCGCGAGCCGCAAGGTGTC of Paroceanicella profunda contains these proteins:
- the rpsT gene encoding 30S ribosomal protein S20 → MANSPSSKKRARQIERRTAVNKARKSRIRTFIRKVEEAIAGGDQAVAKEALRTAQPEIMRGVTKGVLHANTASRKVSRLSSRVKALA